A single Tenacibaculum sp. 190524A02b DNA region contains:
- a CDS encoding helix-turn-helix domain-containing protein: MKEVIKFNSLTLSTFADTIEVPRSSLSHLMSGRNKPSLDFVLKIIAKFPEVDLYWLLNGEGSFPKQKESLEKIETVTEEKEEIETPSLFAQTTTKQETISNTQFSAPTEKQENVARKKLVKVILLYNDGSFDEYTK, translated from the coding sequence TTGAAGGAAGTTATTAAATTCAATAGTTTAACATTGTCAACTTTTGCAGATACTATTGAAGTTCCTCGCTCAAGCTTATCTCATCTTATGTCTGGAAGAAACAAACCTAGTCTAGATTTTGTATTAAAGATTATAGCTAAATTTCCTGAAGTAGATTTGTATTGGCTTTTGAACGGTGAAGGAAGTTTTCCTAAACAAAAAGAAAGTTTAGAGAAAATTGAAACTGTTACTGAAGAAAAAGAAGAAATTGAGACTCCTTCTCTATTTGCTCAAACGACTACTAAACAAGAAACAATTTCAAATACGCAATTCTCAGCGCCTACAGAAAAACAAGAAAATGTAGCTCGAAAAAAACTTGTAAAAGTTATATTACTATATAATGATGGTAGTTTTGACGAATACACTAAATAA
- a CDS encoding head GIN domain-containing protein, protein MNILKLIYLSLVLTSSSLFSQQKVIQIQKDFNKVIISPHIEVVLKQGTEPKIEVESINVFPEKLKYEIVNKTLQVYLEGAKTVTKNKKVVYNGHKRKIPLYKNTVAKVILTYKDVAVFSLRGEEKINFNSQIQQDKCVLRIYGKSHVTINSVKVKKLKTTLFGNGYLELNQGNVSDHKVTAYGESKVMATNLKTNQTRITAYGEGVFQVYANNRLKVNSYGEATVMYKGNPQVNKGIVIGKSTIQKL, encoded by the coding sequence ATGAACATATTAAAACTAATTTATCTATCATTAGTGCTAACTAGTAGTAGTTTATTCTCTCAACAAAAAGTAATTCAAATTCAGAAAGACTTTAATAAAGTTATTATTAGTCCACATATAGAAGTAGTTCTTAAACAAGGAACTGAACCTAAAATTGAAGTTGAGAGTATTAACGTATTTCCTGAAAAATTGAAATATGAAATAGTAAATAAAACTTTACAGGTATATTTAGAAGGTGCTAAAACTGTTACCAAAAATAAAAAAGTAGTGTATAATGGACACAAAAGAAAAATTCCTTTATATAAAAATACTGTAGCAAAAGTAATCTTAACTTATAAAGATGTAGCTGTTTTTTCCTTAAGAGGGGAAGAAAAAATAAACTTTAACAGTCAAATACAACAAGATAAATGTGTATTAAGAATTTATGGAAAATCTCATGTTACTATTAATTCAGTAAAAGTAAAAAAATTAAAAACCACCTTATTTGGCAATGGTTATTTAGAGCTAAACCAAGGTAATGTATCTGATCATAAAGTTACTGCTTATGGAGAAAGTAAAGTAATGGCTACCAATTTAAAAACCAATCAAACTAGAATTACCGCTTATGGAGAAGGTGTTTTTCAGGTTTACGCCAATAATAGATTAAAAGTTAATTCTTATGGTGAAGCTACTGTTATGTATAAAGGAAACCCACAAGTAAATAAAGGAATTGTAATAGGGAAATCTACTATACAAAAGCTTTAA
- a CDS encoding sigma-54 dependent transcriptional regulator, producing the protein MRKKEATILIVDDDDDILFSARISLKKYFTEIKTENNPKKIGNHLTTSTIDVVLLDMNYRIGFEDGKEGLYWLKHIKNLSPETTVVLMTAFGSVHLAVEAIKQGATDFILKPWNSEKLYAVVNAGVELSRSKRKATQLQIVQEQQNQDFHKQTEHIIGNSQAMQSAIKLVHKVAPTDANILILGENGTGKYVFAKEIHLQSNRKNHPFIHVDLGSLNENLFESELFGYVKGAFTDAHKDTIGRFELAKGGTIFLDEIGNLPLHLQSKLLTVIQNKKITRLGEGKEREINARIICATNAPIHDMVEEQTFRQDLLFRINTIELNLPPLRDRKEDVQLLASHFLQKLNSKYRKHITGFSKEAISALNKYHWPGNIREIEHIIERAVIITEENLIQIDDLHFSTKKLENVLSTSLNLEETEKLLIQQALQKHQGNISRAAKDLGLTRAALYRRLEKHQL; encoded by the coding sequence ATGAGAAAAAAAGAAGCGACTATATTAATTGTTGATGATGATGATGATATTTTGTTTTCAGCTAGAATTAGTTTAAAAAAATACTTTACTGAAATTAAAACTGAAAACAACCCTAAAAAAATAGGCAATCATTTAACTACATCTACTATTGATGTTGTTTTATTGGATATGAATTATAGGATTGGTTTTGAAGATGGTAAAGAAGGTTTGTATTGGTTAAAGCATATTAAAAATCTTAGTCCAGAAACTACTGTTGTGTTAATGACTGCATTTGGCAGTGTTCATTTAGCAGTTGAGGCAATAAAACAAGGTGCTACTGATTTTATTTTAAAACCTTGGAATTCTGAAAAATTGTACGCCGTTGTAAATGCTGGAGTTGAATTATCAAGATCTAAAAGAAAAGCAACTCAGTTACAAATAGTACAGGAACAGCAAAACCAAGATTTTCATAAACAAACGGAACATATTATAGGGAATTCCCAGGCTATGCAATCGGCTATAAAATTAGTTCATAAAGTAGCACCAACTGATGCTAATATTTTAATATTAGGAGAAAACGGGACTGGTAAGTATGTATTTGCTAAAGAAATTCATTTACAATCTAACCGTAAAAATCATCCTTTTATACATGTAGATTTAGGTTCTTTAAATGAAAACCTTTTTGAAAGTGAATTGTTTGGCTATGTAAAAGGCGCCTTTACTGATGCTCATAAAGATACTATTGGTAGGTTTGAACTAGCTAAAGGAGGTACTATTTTTTTAGATGAAATAGGAAACTTACCGCTTCATTTACAATCTAAATTGCTAACTGTTATTCAAAATAAAAAAATAACACGTTTAGGAGAAGGCAAAGAGCGTGAAATTAATGCACGAATTATCTGTGCAACCAATGCTCCTATTCATGATATGGTTGAAGAGCAAACTTTTAGACAAGATTTGTTATTCAGAATTAATACTATTGAGTTAAACTTACCTCCTTTACGAGATCGAAAAGAAGATGTTCAATTACTTGCTTCTCATTTTTTACAAAAATTAAATAGTAAGTATAGAAAACATATAACTGGTTTTAGTAAAGAGGCTATTTCTGCACTAAATAAGTATCATTGGCCAGGAAATATACGTGAAATTGAACATATTATTGAACGAGCCGTAATTATTACTGAAGAAAATTTAATACAAATTGATGATTTACATTTTTCAACAAAAAAATTAGAAAATGTATTGAGTACTAGTTTAAATTTAGAAGAAACTGAAAAACTTTTAATACAGCAAGCATTACAAAAACACCAAGGTAATATTTCTAGAGCAGCTAAAGATTTAGGTTTAACTAGAGCTGCTTTATATAGAAGACTAGAAAAACACCAGCTTTAA
- a CDS encoding HAMP domain-containing sensor histidine kinase, which translates to MGKTQYIQIINRVILIATTSIIIFYCYTNTYIISTIVFTLFLGFQIFLLIDFIQKLFADIEKSIDCLLYDDYSNTISLSKRKNPLHDKTARLIEKHRQKSLLKSSEDLIFTNIIESLSIGVLILRKNKKSSIEVFQLNNAFVEFLKIPKFYNWNLLQSKIGDLNGFISKWKEIKHTVALSINDKKETFILKTSVTQTNEFEYLVISLETIEQLINKKEKEAWYKLMNVMSHEIINTITPISSLAENLDSLLLEDFNDEDMIEELSHGLKIIKRRSHHLTSFVDTYRKLAELPLPNKEKFDLKELVNNTLSLLSQEFTQKGIIVKFNHTNELHINADKKQIEQVIINLLSNCIYALEETKNPMITIKIANEKNRLHLIIKDNGIGISKEIQDNIFIPYFTTRKDGSGIGLTLSKSIIEAHNGSIYFTSEKGITSFKITFIK; encoded by the coding sequence ATGGGGAAAACTCAATACATTCAAATAATAAATAGAGTTATTCTTATAGCTACTACCTCCATTATTATTTTTTATTGTTACACTAATACTTATATAATAAGTACAATTGTTTTTACTTTATTTTTAGGATTTCAAATTTTTCTATTAATTGATTTTATACAAAAATTATTTGCTGATATTGAAAAGTCTATTGATTGTTTGTTGTACGATGATTATTCCAATACCATTTCTTTAAGTAAAAGAAAAAATCCACTGCATGATAAAACAGCTAGACTTATAGAAAAACACCGACAAAAAAGTTTGCTAAAATCTTCTGAGGATTTGATTTTTACCAATATTATAGAAAGCTTAAGTATTGGAGTTTTAATTTTAAGAAAAAATAAAAAAAGTAGCATTGAAGTTTTTCAGTTAAATAACGCTTTTGTTGAATTTTTAAAAATTCCAAAATTTTATAATTGGAACTTGTTACAAAGTAAGATAGGAGATTTAAATGGCTTTATTTCCAAATGGAAAGAAATAAAACATACCGTAGCTCTATCTATTAATGATAAAAAGGAAACATTTATTTTAAAAACCTCTGTAACACAAACCAATGAATTTGAATATTTAGTGATTTCTCTAGAAACCATTGAACAATTAATTAATAAAAAAGAAAAAGAAGCTTGGTATAAACTAATGAATGTTATGTCTCATGAAATTATTAACACTATTACACCTATTAGTAGTTTAGCAGAAAATTTAGATTCTTTATTATTGGAAGATTTTAATGATGAAGATATGATTGAAGAATTATCTCATGGTTTAAAAATTATAAAAAGAAGATCACATCATTTAACTTCCTTTGTTGATACCTATAGAAAATTAGCAGAGCTTCCTTTACCAAATAAAGAAAAATTTGATTTAAAGGAATTAGTTAATAATACACTTTCTCTACTTTCTCAAGAGTTTACTCAAAAAGGTATTATAGTGAAATTTAATCATACTAATGAACTTCATATTAATGCAGATAAAAAACAAATAGAACAGGTTATAATTAACTTATTATCTAATTGTATATATGCTTTAGAGGAAACCAAGAATCCAATGATTACTATAAAAATAGCTAACGAAAAAAATAGACTGCATTTAATTATTAAAGATAATGGTATTGGAATCTCAAAAGAAATACAAGACAATATTTTTATACCGTATTTTACAACTAGAAAAGATGGTTCTGGTATTGGGTTAACTTTAAGCAAAAGTATTATAGAAGCACATAATGGTTCTATTTATTTTACTTCTGAAAAAGGAATCACTAGCTTTAAAATAACTTTCATTAAATAG
- a CDS encoding ABC transporter permease — MLKVWFKIFYRTSKKNWLNTIINICGLALGLIGLIIVLLYYNEENAYDAWNSNKNIIYKVGHAFPDGQLFDDSTHPEGPKCKEVIPEIEDYFTMPSWYIEDLLETDKRTFYSKKIVYSTPNFFNFFPHPILEGDKNKLLLTRESIVISNKVKTFLFGSQKAVGKTIKFGKKNYIVSGVYKLQKPSTLEPEAIVWETTNKSMLHHWGSFSNHTYYKIKKGSDIQKVEKKILNVFIENNFKEEAQKNGMTLESYMLQYGSQPFLEKLSDFRLKSKGDSGPLEGKGNYFLIVTMLGLSVLIIIISCINFINLSFASASLRGKEVGIKKTLGTSVLNFKIQYVIEVCLQGLLALFIALVAVELILPSFNTYFKTQLSLRNAYLLIKISILTIMICLLIGTLYATYLQKFKTTEVLKGNYSKSKKMILVRNFMLGTQFIISGFFVIGGIVVYSQVKYMHSKDLGFSGKQIVAVKLSSNEKLWNKYQLAKKVFKNEPDILEISTGLETPGNDNDFSNEVKYKNNSIDTKFIPVDYGYFKILKTKMQEGRAFSKKFASDSTNAIILNETAVKRLNISNPIHKKVHVFSKEFTIIGVVKDYHVNGFDKEIRPIFYLHYKSIRWLKNNMNSVQFKLRKGTEANTLAKIERFWKTQLEPKYPFVYHFVDKQFKKTIEKYEQQQTLFFILTIVVIMVALLGLFALATLTIQQKLKEVAIKKALGASIKEIITDLIKNFVKIVIVASIFLIPISYFIMQQWLNNFAYRINMPISPYIIAPIVLIVLVIGVVGIKAYKAAKIDLIKYLKFE; from the coding sequence ATGTTAAAAGTATGGTTTAAAATATTTTATAGAACTAGTAAGAAAAATTGGTTAAATACAATTATTAATATTTGTGGTTTAGCTTTGGGGTTAATAGGATTAATTATTGTCTTGTTATATTACAATGAAGAAAATGCTTATGATGCCTGGAACTCAAACAAAAACATTATTTATAAAGTAGGGCATGCTTTTCCTGATGGGCAATTATTTGATGATAGTACGCACCCTGAAGGGCCTAAATGCAAAGAAGTTATTCCAGAAATAGAGGATTACTTTACAATGCCTTCGTGGTATATAGAAGACTTGCTAGAGACTGATAAAAGAACATTTTATTCAAAAAAAATAGTTTATAGTACGCCAAATTTTTTCAATTTTTTTCCACATCCAATTTTAGAAGGGGATAAAAACAAGTTGTTATTAACTAGAGAATCTATTGTAATTTCTAATAAAGTAAAAACGTTTCTTTTTGGCAGCCAAAAAGCTGTGGGAAAAACTATAAAATTTGGAAAGAAAAATTATATAGTTTCTGGAGTGTACAAACTCCAGAAACCTTCTACTCTTGAACCTGAAGCTATCGTATGGGAAACTACCAATAAAAGTATGCTTCATCATTGGGGTTCTTTTTCCAATCATACTTACTATAAAATAAAAAAAGGAAGTGATATTCAAAAAGTCGAGAAAAAAATACTAAATGTATTTATTGAAAATAACTTTAAAGAAGAGGCTCAAAAGAATGGAATGACACTGGAAAGCTATATGTTACAGTATGGATCTCAACCTTTTCTAGAAAAATTAAGTGATTTTAGATTAAAATCTAAAGGAGATAGTGGTCCGTTAGAAGGAAAAGGTAACTATTTTTTAATTGTAACAATGCTAGGTTTATCAGTTTTAATAATTATAATTTCTTGTATAAATTTTATCAACTTATCATTTGCATCTGCTAGCTTAAGAGGTAAAGAAGTGGGGATAAAGAAAACTTTAGGAACTTCAGTACTTAATTTTAAAATTCAGTATGTCATAGAAGTTTGTTTGCAAGGTTTACTAGCCTTATTCATAGCTTTGGTAGCTGTAGAATTAATTTTACCTTCATTTAACACTTATTTTAAAACCCAATTAAGTCTAAGAAATGCGTATTTACTTATAAAGATTTCTATACTAACCATAATGATTTGTCTATTGATAGGAACTCTATACGCAACTTACTTACAAAAGTTTAAAACCACAGAAGTTTTAAAAGGAAACTATTCAAAAAGTAAAAAGATGATCCTAGTAAGAAACTTTATGTTAGGGACTCAATTTATAATTTCAGGCTTTTTTGTAATCGGTGGAATTGTGGTTTACAGTCAAGTAAAATACATGCATAGTAAAGATTTAGGTTTCTCTGGAAAGCAAATAGTAGCTGTAAAATTATCTAGTAATGAAAAACTGTGGAATAAATACCAATTGGCTAAAAAGGTTTTTAAGAATGAACCAGACATATTAGAAATTTCTACAGGATTAGAAACACCTGGAAATGACAATGATTTCTCTAATGAAGTTAAATACAAAAACAATTCTATTGATACTAAGTTTATTCCTGTTGATTATGGTTATTTTAAAATATTAAAAACAAAAATGCAAGAAGGAAGAGCTTTTTCTAAAAAATTTGCTTCAGATAGTACCAATGCTATTATTTTAAATGAAACTGCTGTAAAACGTTTAAATATATCAAATCCAATACACAAAAAAGTTCATGTTTTCAGCAAGGAATTTACCATTATTGGCGTGGTTAAAGATTATCATGTAAACGGTTTTGACAAAGAAATCAGACCTATCTTTTATTTACATTATAAAAGTATACGATGGTTAAAAAACAATATGAATTCAGTACAATTTAAACTTAGAAAAGGAACTGAAGCCAACACATTGGCAAAAATAGAACGTTTTTGGAAAACACAATTAGAACCTAAATACCCTTTTGTTTACCATTTTGTAGATAAACAATTTAAAAAAACTATTGAAAAATATGAACAGCAACAAACCTTGTTTTTTATACTTACCATTGTGGTTATTATGGTGGCTTTACTAGGCTTATTTGCATTAGCGACCCTTACTATACAGCAAAAATTAAAAGAAGTAGCTATAAAAAAAGCTTTAGGAGCTTCTATTAAAGAAATTATAACTGATTTAATTAAGAATTTTGTGAAAATTGTAATCGTTGCATCTATATTTTTAATTCCAATTTCTTATTTCATCATGCAACAATGGTTAAACAACTTTGCTTACCGCATAAATATGCCTATATCTCCATATATAATAGCTCCCATTGTATTAATTGTTTTAGTTATTGGAGTAGTAGGTATAAAAGCTTATAAAGCTGCTAAAATTGATTTAATAAAATATTTAAAATTTGAATAA
- a CDS encoding ABC transporter ATP-binding protein, with protein MITIKNLVKVYRTEEVETTALNKLSIEIKEGEFVSIMGASGCGKSTLLNIIGLLDAPDEGNYTFDTIEVAHFNEKQRASLRKENVGFIFQNFNLIDELTVYENVELPLIYNKVKASERKKRVTEILERIGIAHRAKHFPLQLSGGQQQRVAVARALVTNPKLILADEPTGNLDSKSGNDVMELLTELHATGSTIVMVTHSSYDAQFSSRIVTLKDGEIISQKTNEHKVDILVQ; from the coding sequence ATGATAACAATTAAAAATTTAGTGAAGGTTTATAGAACAGAAGAAGTAGAAACAACGGCTTTAAATAAATTAAGTATAGAAATAAAAGAAGGGGAATTTGTTTCTATAATGGGAGCTTCGGGATGTGGAAAATCTACCTTATTAAACATTATTGGTTTGCTAGATGCTCCTGATGAAGGAAATTACACTTTTGACACTATAGAAGTAGCCCATTTTAATGAAAAGCAAAGAGCAAGTTTACGTAAGGAAAATGTAGGTTTTATATTTCAAAACTTTAATTTGATAGACGAATTAACAGTTTATGAAAATGTAGAACTACCATTAATCTATAATAAAGTTAAAGCTTCAGAACGTAAAAAGAGAGTTACAGAAATTTTAGAACGTATTGGAATTGCACACAGAGCTAAACATTTTCCATTACAATTATCTGGAGGACAACAACAACGTGTTGCAGTAGCTAGAGCTTTAGTTACCAATCCTAAGTTAATTTTAGCTGATGAGCCTACTGGGAATTTAGATAGCAAAAGTGGTAATGATGTTATGGAATTACTAACTGAACTTCACGCTACAGGTTCTACCATTGTAATGGTAACACACTCTTCTTATGATGCACAATTTTCATCTCGAATTGTAACCTTAAAAGATGGAGAAATTATTTCTCAAAAAACAAACGAACATAAAGTAGATATATTGGTACAATAA
- a CDS encoding efflux RND transporter periplasmic adaptor subunit, whose amino-acid sequence MDKQIQPKHKTTKKMLLWGIPLVLLIGVMLMNLTRKKQVNIKKEFLSIRKVSKGDFEDVVLFNSIVEPKTSVLVNIIQGGSVSEIFVENGQMIKKGTPILKVYNPNAELNYLTQETAIVEQINNLRNIRVNITNQQLTLDQQLLSINNDFKNAARQYKLDTTLYGKGVVAKDQYQKSIQEFSFQKTRNDVIKKSVSEEKKSREVQLSRINTSINNMQKSLELLRKNKENFVVKAPADGLLSSFNPILGQNYNQGESVGKIDVLNGYKLVANIDEYYISKLQKGINGTVSSNAKNYSIELHKIYPEVSNGRFTVELLFKNDSLQTNIKQGMSLKSKVFLSNSTESLLIPKGQFYQNTSGSWIFVLSSNNIAERRTIKIGRENPFYYEVLDGLKEGDRVITSSYEDFKGIEKINLQ is encoded by the coding sequence ATGGACAAGCAAATACAACCTAAACACAAAACCACTAAAAAAATGTTACTCTGGGGAATACCTTTAGTTTTATTAATTGGCGTAATGCTAATGAATCTTACTCGTAAAAAACAAGTAAACATAAAAAAAGAATTTCTAAGTATAAGAAAGGTTTCAAAAGGAGATTTTGAAGATGTTGTATTGTTTAATAGTATAGTAGAACCTAAAACATCTGTTTTAGTAAATATAATTCAAGGAGGTTCTGTTTCTGAAATTTTTGTAGAGAATGGGCAAATGATAAAAAAAGGAACTCCAATTTTAAAAGTTTATAACCCTAATGCTGAACTTAATTATCTAACCCAAGAAACTGCTATTGTTGAGCAAATCAATAATCTAAGAAATATAAGGGTCAATATTACTAATCAACAACTAACTTTAGATCAACAACTTTTGAGCATAAATAATGATTTTAAAAATGCTGCAAGACAATACAAGCTTGATACGACTTTATATGGCAAAGGTGTAGTTGCTAAAGATCAATATCAAAAATCAATACAAGAATTTTCTTTTCAGAAAACAAGAAATGATGTTATAAAAAAGAGCGTGTCTGAAGAAAAGAAGAGTAGAGAAGTACAATTATCTAGAATTAATACTTCCATAAATAACATGCAAAAAAGCTTAGAGTTATTAAGAAAAAATAAAGAAAATTTTGTAGTGAAAGCGCCTGCCGATGGCTTATTATCTTCTTTTAATCCGATTCTTGGACAGAATTATAACCAAGGAGAATCTGTAGGAAAAATAGATGTTCTTAATGGATACAAACTTGTCGCTAATATTGATGAGTATTACATTTCAAAATTACAGAAAGGAATTAATGGAACTGTGTCTTCTAATGCTAAAAACTACAGCATTGAGTTACACAAAATTTATCCTGAAGTTAGTAATGGTAGGTTTACAGTAGAATTACTATTTAAAAATGATAGTTTACAAACAAATATAAAACAAGGAATGAGCTTGAAAAGTAAAGTATTTCTTTCAAACAGTACTGAATCATTACTTATTCCAAAAGGGCAATTTTATCAAAATACAAGTGGAAGTTGGATATTTGTTTTAAGTTCAAATAATATTGCAGAAAGAAGAACTATTAAAATAGGAAGGGAAAATCCTTTTTATTACGAAGTATTAGATGGTTTAAAAGAAGGAGACCGTGTAATTACATCTAGCTATGAAGATTTTAAAGGCATTGAGAAAATTAATTTACAATAA
- a CDS encoding ABC transporter permease — protein MLQTWFKIFFRNQKKNWLNTIINISGITLGLSGLLIVLLYLNEEKSYNQWNPFKDIVYRVNSSHRVNGIWFVANAGQYHTYKNEIPEVEETLMVSPFYRSRVVSFGNVSEFTEKVTHTEPQFFDFFPFEVIEGSTKKFIESRKNIALSKTYAQRIFKNEKAVGNIVKIGTEEFVVTCVFKIPGNSHQEPDLIIQFRNPIEIHWGNHNYELFCKVKKGTDVTLLKKKMEDILVQKFYKQQAEQGGVSLEEYEEKYGFKKVLLDQLSTIYLHNTAKRAGPSGTGNYQLLMILLGLSILLIIISCVNFINLAIASASQRAKEVGVKKTLGLSKKQLSLQYIIEVILQGILSFILALIITELTLPFFNEFIQKDLSILNGKTITILLVVTLFISFFMGSFPAYYLSNFKSVEVLKGNISKTKKGNLARNIMLALQFLISGFFIIGMLIINNQIQYMMDKDLGFSKEQVLNVEMFNIEGNQYEKYKLAKKILSKNENIIDVTTAMFVPGEGFVNGTGFHYKDISFNSASNTVDLNYIDFAKLKILKGRGFSERFTSDTVNSIIINETIARKIGVYNDPIGKKVRLGWMGDDEKPLEIIGMIKDYHFDGFDNEISPMFLVSWETFSFTKDWIPSIQFKLNTENLDTTIATIEDFWRTNIDTKYPFSYEFLDQKFAKTYDKYKKQQTMFLILSIIVVIIALLGLFALATLTIQQRLKEVAIRKTLGASVNEIMFPLITNFVKITLIASIILIPFGYYFMQNWLNNFVYRIEMPWWPYIATPLLLVFLVFVVVGIKAFNATKVDLIKYLKFE, from the coding sequence ATGTTACAAACATGGTTTAAAATATTTTTCAGAAATCAAAAAAAGAACTGGTTAAATACTATTATAAATATTTCAGGTATTACTTTAGGTTTGTCAGGCTTATTAATTGTATTACTGTATCTTAATGAAGAGAAAAGTTATAATCAGTGGAATCCTTTTAAAGACATTGTTTATAGAGTAAATAGTAGTCACAGAGTTAATGGAATTTGGTTTGTAGCAAATGCAGGACAATACCATACTTATAAAAATGAAATTCCTGAAGTTGAAGAAACCTTAATGGTGTCTCCTTTTTACAGAAGTAGAGTAGTTTCCTTTGGAAATGTTTCTGAATTTACAGAAAAAGTAACCCACACCGAACCTCAATTTTTTGATTTTTTCCCATTTGAAGTTATTGAAGGGTCTACTAAAAAATTTATAGAGAGTAGAAAAAATATTGCGTTATCTAAAACCTACGCTCAACGTATTTTTAAAAATGAAAAAGCCGTTGGGAATATTGTAAAAATAGGAACAGAAGAGTTCGTAGTAACCTGTGTCTTTAAAATACCAGGAAATTCACACCAAGAACCAGACTTAATAATTCAGTTTAGAAATCCAATAGAAATCCATTGGGGAAATCATAATTATGAATTATTCTGCAAAGTTAAAAAAGGAACAGACGTTACTCTTTTAAAGAAAAAAATGGAAGACATTCTTGTTCAAAAATTTTACAAGCAACAAGCGGAACAAGGTGGAGTTTCATTAGAGGAATATGAAGAAAAATATGGTTTTAAAAAAGTATTATTAGACCAATTATCTACAATTTATCTTCATAATACGGCAAAGAGAGCAGGACCAAGTGGTACTGGTAATTACCAACTTTTAATGATTTTATTAGGGCTATCTATACTTCTCATAATTATTTCATGCGTCAATTTTATTAACTTGGCAATAGCTTCAGCCAGTCAAAGAGCCAAAGAGGTAGGTGTCAAGAAAACCTTAGGTTTATCAAAAAAGCAGCTTAGTTTACAGTATATTATTGAAGTAATTTTACAAGGGATACTTTCTTTTATACTTGCTTTAATTATAACCGAGCTTACATTGCCATTTTTTAACGAATTTATACAAAAAGATTTATCAATTTTAAATGGTAAAACAATCACGATATTATTAGTAGTTACATTATTTATATCTTTTTTTATGGGAAGTTTTCCTGCCTATTATTTATCTAACTTTAAATCAGTTGAAGTATTAAAAGGAAATATTTCTAAAACAAAAAAAGGAAATCTAGCTCGTAACATTATGCTAGCATTACAATTTTTAATCTCAGGATTTTTCATTATTGGGATGTTAATTATTAATAATCAAATTCAATACATGATGGATAAAGATTTAGGTTTTTCTAAAGAGCAAGTATTGAATGTAGAAATGTTTAACATAGAAGGAAACCAATATGAAAAGTATAAATTGGCTAAAAAAATTCTTTCAAAAAATGAAAATATAATTGATGTTACTACTGCCATGTTTGTACCTGGAGAAGGTTTTGTAAACGGAACAGGGTTCCATTATAAAGACATTAGCTTTAATAGTGCTTCAAATACAGTAGATTTAAATTATATTGATTTTGCTAAGTTGAAAATATTAAAAGGTAGAGGTTTTTCTGAAAGATTTACTTCTGATACTGTTAATAGTATTATTATAAATGAAACTATTGCTAGAAAAATTGGAGTTTATAATGATCCTATAGGAAAAAAAGTACGATTAGGTTGGATGGGTGATGATGAAAAGCCTTTAGAGATTATAGGAATGATTAAAGATTATCATTTTGATGGATTTGATAATGAAATATCTCCTATGTTTTTGGTTTCTTGGGAAACTTTTAGTTTTACAAAAGACTGGATACCATCCATTCAATTTAAGTTAAACACTGAAAACTTAGACACTACTATTGCTACGATAGAGGATTTTTGGAGAACCAATATAGACACTAAATATCCATTCTCTTATGAGTTTTTAGATCAAAAGTTTGCCAAAACTTATGATAAGTATAAAAAACAACAAACTATGTTTTTAATACTGTCTATTATTGTAGTTATCATAGCTTTATTAGGTTTATTTGCGTTAGCTACACTTACAATACAACAACGATTAAAAGAGGTTGCTATACGTAAAACACTAGGAGCCTCTGTTAATGAAATTATGTTTCCTTTAATCACCAATTTTGTAAAAATTACATTAATAGCTTCAATTATATTAATTCCTTTCGGCTATTATTTTATGCAAAACTGGCTGAACAATTTTGTATATAGAATAGAAATGCCTTGGTGGCCCTACATTGCCACTCCTTTACTGTTAGTTTTTTTAGTTTTTGTAGTAGTAGGTATAAAAGCATTCAATGCAACTAAGGTAGACTTGATAAAATATTTAAAATTTGAATAA